A window of the Juglans microcarpa x Juglans regia isolate MS1-56 chromosome 5D, Jm3101_v1.0, whole genome shotgun sequence genome harbors these coding sequences:
- the LOC121266418 gene encoding telomerase Cajal body protein 1 isoform X1: protein MSVTEAVGEEAENHPSDSPSGVAEMTQPTQEEYSWPVIRFDVPPHRTYHFYHQYRTATNPNNFLKGVKWSPDGSRFLTSSEDNTLRTFTLPDYGSDGDVSNCYTASDEDADSYAANLVMNEGESVYDFCWYPYMSTLDPVSCVFASTARDHPIHLWDVTSGKLRCTYRAYDSMDEITAAFSIAFNPTGTKIFAGYNKAVRVFDLHRPGRDFKQHSTLQGNKEGLTGIISALAFCPTQSGLLAMGSYSQTTAIYREDNMELLYVLHGQEGGITHVQFSKDGNYLYTGGRKDPYILCWDIRKAVDVVYKLYRSSEYTNQRILFDIEPLGRYLGTGGQDGFVHIYDLQTGHWVSSFQAASDTISGFSFHPYLPMAASSSGHRRYVVPDDVHEDVPLSGNENCASVWSFTTASIVENDADTNDHDFNSLSEHENLHQDP from the exons ATGTCTGTAACGGAAGCAGTGGGAGAAGAAGCGGAGAATCACCCGTCCGATTCCCCATCGGGAGTCGCAGAAATGACTCAACCTACACAGGAAGAGTACTCGTGGCCTGTGATTCGGTTCGATGTTCCGCCACATAGAACCTACCATTTCTACCACCAGTACAGAACTGCTACAAACCCTAACAATTTTCTTAAAGGCGTAAAATG GTCACCAGATGGGTCGCGTTTCCTTACAAGCTCTGAGGACAATACACTTCGCACGTTCACATT ACCGGATTATGGAAGTGATGGTGATGTTAGCAATTGTTATACAGCTTCTGATGAAG ATGCAGATTCCTATGCTGCAAACCTTGTCATGAATGAGGGAGAGTCTGTGTACGACTTCTGTTGGTATCCATATATGTCTACTTTAG ACCCAGTTAGCTGCGTTTTTGCAAGTACTGCTCGTGACCATCCCATTCATCTTTGGGATGTTACTTCAGGCAAG CTGCGTTGCACATACCGGGCTTATGATTCCATGGACGAAATAACGGCTGCATTTTCAATTGCATTCAATCCCACTGGGACGAA GATATTTGCTGGATACAACAAAGCTGTTAGGGTGTTTGACCTACATCGCCCTGGTAGGGATTTTAAACAACATTCAACACTTCAAGGGAATAAAGAAGGCCTCACAG GCATTATATCTGCACTGGCTTTTTGCCCAACTCAGAGTGGATTGCTAGCTATGGGTTCTTACAGTCAGACTACTGCAATATATAGAGAAGATAATATGGAACTTTTATATGTTTTGCATGGTCAAGAAGGTGGGATTACACAT GTCCAGTTCTCAAAAGATGGAAACTATTTATATACAGGAGGCCGCAAG gaTCCTTATATACTGTGCTGGGATATACGCAAAGCTGTTGATGTTGTGTACAA GTTGTATAGATCATCGGAGTATACCAACCAGCGGATATTGTTTGATATTGAGCCCTTGGGTAGATACCTCGGTACAGGTGGTCAG GATGGTTTCgttcatatatatgatcttcAAACCGGGCATTGGGTATCAAGTTTTCAAGCTGCATCAG ACACTATAAGTGGGTTCTCTTTCCATCCATATCTGCCGATGGCTGCCTCCTCATCAGGCCACCGAAGATACGTAGTTCCTGATGATGTCCACGAGGATGTGCCTTTGAGTG GCAATGAAAATTGTGCTTCTGTGTGGAGTTTCACAACTGCTTCAATTGTGGAGAATGATGCTGATACGAATGACCATGATTTTAACAGTCTGTCAGAACATGAAAACCTGCACCAGGATCCTTGA
- the LOC121266418 gene encoding telomerase Cajal body protein 1 isoform X2 — MSVTEAVGEEAENHPSDSPSGVAEMTQPTQEEYSWPVIRFDVPPHRTYHFYHQYRTATNPNNFLKGVKWSPDGSRFLTSSEDNTLRTFTLPDYGSDGDVSNCYTASDEDSYAANLVMNEGESVYDFCWYPYMSTLDPVSCVFASTARDHPIHLWDVTSGKLRCTYRAYDSMDEITAAFSIAFNPTGTKIFAGYNKAVRVFDLHRPGRDFKQHSTLQGNKEGLTGIISALAFCPTQSGLLAMGSYSQTTAIYREDNMELLYVLHGQEGGITHVQFSKDGNYLYTGGRKDPYILCWDIRKAVDVVYKLYRSSEYTNQRILFDIEPLGRYLGTGGQDGFVHIYDLQTGHWVSSFQAASDTISGFSFHPYLPMAASSSGHRRYVVPDDVHEDVPLSGNENCASVWSFTTASIVENDADTNDHDFNSLSEHENLHQDP; from the exons ATGTCTGTAACGGAAGCAGTGGGAGAAGAAGCGGAGAATCACCCGTCCGATTCCCCATCGGGAGTCGCAGAAATGACTCAACCTACACAGGAAGAGTACTCGTGGCCTGTGATTCGGTTCGATGTTCCGCCACATAGAACCTACCATTTCTACCACCAGTACAGAACTGCTACAAACCCTAACAATTTTCTTAAAGGCGTAAAATG GTCACCAGATGGGTCGCGTTTCCTTACAAGCTCTGAGGACAATACACTTCGCACGTTCACATT ACCGGATTATGGAAGTGATGGTGATGTTAGCAATTGTTATACAGCTTCTGATGAAG ATTCCTATGCTGCAAACCTTGTCATGAATGAGGGAGAGTCTGTGTACGACTTCTGTTGGTATCCATATATGTCTACTTTAG ACCCAGTTAGCTGCGTTTTTGCAAGTACTGCTCGTGACCATCCCATTCATCTTTGGGATGTTACTTCAGGCAAG CTGCGTTGCACATACCGGGCTTATGATTCCATGGACGAAATAACGGCTGCATTTTCAATTGCATTCAATCCCACTGGGACGAA GATATTTGCTGGATACAACAAAGCTGTTAGGGTGTTTGACCTACATCGCCCTGGTAGGGATTTTAAACAACATTCAACACTTCAAGGGAATAAAGAAGGCCTCACAG GCATTATATCTGCACTGGCTTTTTGCCCAACTCAGAGTGGATTGCTAGCTATGGGTTCTTACAGTCAGACTACTGCAATATATAGAGAAGATAATATGGAACTTTTATATGTTTTGCATGGTCAAGAAGGTGGGATTACACAT GTCCAGTTCTCAAAAGATGGAAACTATTTATATACAGGAGGCCGCAAG gaTCCTTATATACTGTGCTGGGATATACGCAAAGCTGTTGATGTTGTGTACAA GTTGTATAGATCATCGGAGTATACCAACCAGCGGATATTGTTTGATATTGAGCCCTTGGGTAGATACCTCGGTACAGGTGGTCAG GATGGTTTCgttcatatatatgatcttcAAACCGGGCATTGGGTATCAAGTTTTCAAGCTGCATCAG ACACTATAAGTGGGTTCTCTTTCCATCCATATCTGCCGATGGCTGCCTCCTCATCAGGCCACCGAAGATACGTAGTTCCTGATGATGTCCACGAGGATGTGCCTTTGAGTG GCAATGAAAATTGTGCTTCTGTGTGGAGTTTCACAACTGCTTCAATTGTGGAGAATGATGCTGATACGAATGACCATGATTTTAACAGTCTGTCAGAACATGAAAACCTGCACCAGGATCCTTGA
- the LOC121266418 gene encoding telomerase Cajal body protein 1 isoform X3 — protein MSVTEAVGEEAENHPSDSPSGVAEMTQPTQEEYSWPVIRFDVPPHRTYHFYHQYRTATNPNNFLKGVKWSPDGSRFLTSSEDNTLRTFTLPDYGSDGDVSNCYTASDEDPVSCVFASTARDHPIHLWDVTSGKLRCTYRAYDSMDEITAAFSIAFNPTGTKIFAGYNKAVRVFDLHRPGRDFKQHSTLQGNKEGLTGIISALAFCPTQSGLLAMGSYSQTTAIYREDNMELLYVLHGQEGGITHVQFSKDGNYLYTGGRKDPYILCWDIRKAVDVVYKLYRSSEYTNQRILFDIEPLGRYLGTGGQDGFVHIYDLQTGHWVSSFQAASDTISGFSFHPYLPMAASSSGHRRYVVPDDVHEDVPLSGNENCASVWSFTTASIVENDADTNDHDFNSLSEHENLHQDP, from the exons ATGTCTGTAACGGAAGCAGTGGGAGAAGAAGCGGAGAATCACCCGTCCGATTCCCCATCGGGAGTCGCAGAAATGACTCAACCTACACAGGAAGAGTACTCGTGGCCTGTGATTCGGTTCGATGTTCCGCCACATAGAACCTACCATTTCTACCACCAGTACAGAACTGCTACAAACCCTAACAATTTTCTTAAAGGCGTAAAATG GTCACCAGATGGGTCGCGTTTCCTTACAAGCTCTGAGGACAATACACTTCGCACGTTCACATT ACCGGATTATGGAAGTGATGGTGATGTTAGCAATTGTTATACAGCTTCTGATGAAG ACCCAGTTAGCTGCGTTTTTGCAAGTACTGCTCGTGACCATCCCATTCATCTTTGGGATGTTACTTCAGGCAAG CTGCGTTGCACATACCGGGCTTATGATTCCATGGACGAAATAACGGCTGCATTTTCAATTGCATTCAATCCCACTGGGACGAA GATATTTGCTGGATACAACAAAGCTGTTAGGGTGTTTGACCTACATCGCCCTGGTAGGGATTTTAAACAACATTCAACACTTCAAGGGAATAAAGAAGGCCTCACAG GCATTATATCTGCACTGGCTTTTTGCCCAACTCAGAGTGGATTGCTAGCTATGGGTTCTTACAGTCAGACTACTGCAATATATAGAGAAGATAATATGGAACTTTTATATGTTTTGCATGGTCAAGAAGGTGGGATTACACAT GTCCAGTTCTCAAAAGATGGAAACTATTTATATACAGGAGGCCGCAAG gaTCCTTATATACTGTGCTGGGATATACGCAAAGCTGTTGATGTTGTGTACAA GTTGTATAGATCATCGGAGTATACCAACCAGCGGATATTGTTTGATATTGAGCCCTTGGGTAGATACCTCGGTACAGGTGGTCAG GATGGTTTCgttcatatatatgatcttcAAACCGGGCATTGGGTATCAAGTTTTCAAGCTGCATCAG ACACTATAAGTGGGTTCTCTTTCCATCCATATCTGCCGATGGCTGCCTCCTCATCAGGCCACCGAAGATACGTAGTTCCTGATGATGTCCACGAGGATGTGCCTTTGAGTG GCAATGAAAATTGTGCTTCTGTGTGGAGTTTCACAACTGCTTCAATTGTGGAGAATGATGCTGATACGAATGACCATGATTTTAACAGTCTGTCAGAACATGAAAACCTGCACCAGGATCCTTGA